The DNA segment GCAGGCGAGGTGGAGGCACGATGAAGGTTCTGATCCTGAGCCCCGGCACCCGCGGTGACGTCGTGCCGGCGACCGGGCTGGGGGCGGCGTTCGTCGCCGACGGCCACGAGGTCACCGTCGTGGCGGGCGAAGAGTACGAGCCGCTCGTGACCGGGGCCGGCTGCACGCTCGCGCCGATCGGCGCGCCGCTCGGGCCGCAGGCGGACGGCAGCGCCGGCGCCCCGGAGGGGGTGCGTGCCCACCTCGCGGCGCTGCGGGTCTACATGGACCGGGCCGCCACCGCCGCGCTGCGCGCCGCACCCGGCGCGGAAGCCGTGCTCGCCAACGGCATCGCCCCGTATGGCCACGACATCGCCGAAGGCATCGGCGTGCCGTCCGTCGACGCGCTGCTGCAACCCTGGCAGCCCAGCGCCGCCTATCCGCCCGTGATCTTCAGTCGGCGTGACCTCGGCCGGGCCGGCAACCGTCTCGCCGGGCGGATCGCGCGCCGCGTTCCGACGCCCTACGACCCGGCCTGCGCCCGGATACGCTCCGAGCTCGGCCTGCCTCCCGAGGCCCGCCGCGCCGGACAGCGCCGGCGGGACGCCGAGGGGCGAACCGTCCACCACGGCATCAGCCCCGCCGTGCTGCCCCGGCCGGCCGACTGGCCCGCCCACCTGACCCTCGACGGCTTCTGGTGGCCCCCCGAGCCCGAGGACTGGAACGCGCCGGCCTCGCTGTGCGAGTTCCTCGACGCCGGCCCCGCGCCCGTCGTGATCACCCTCGGCAGCGTTCCGCCGAACTCGGCTGCCGTGCGGGCGGTGGAAGAGGCGTTGCGATCGGGCAAGGCGCGCGCGATCGTGCAGGGCGCGCAGCTGCGCCCGGTCGCCGACCGGCTGGACAGCCCCCACGTGATCCACGTCGGGGATGTGCCGCACGGCTGGCTCCTGCCCCGGGCCGCCGCGGTCGTACACCAGGCGGGAGCGGGGATCGCCGCCGCGGCCCTGCGGGCCGCGATCCCGTCGGTTCCCCTGCCGATGCACACGGACCAGCCCTTCTGGGCGCGCCGCCTGGTCGCCCTCGGCGCGGCCACCGACCCGATCCCGATCGGGAAGGTCGACGGCTCCCTCCTCGAAGCGGCCATCGCGCAGGCGC comes from the Streptomyces sp. TS71-3 genome and includes:
- a CDS encoding glycosyltransferase; protein product: MKVLILSPGTRGDVVPATGLGAAFVADGHEVTVVAGEEYEPLVTGAGCTLAPIGAPLGPQADGSAGAPEGVRAHLAALRVYMDRAATAALRAAPGAEAVLANGIAPYGHDIAEGIGVPSVDALLQPWQPSAAYPPVIFSRRDLGRAGNRLAGRIARRVPTPYDPACARIRSELGLPPEARRAGQRRRDAEGRTVHHGISPAVLPRPADWPAHLTLDGFWWPPEPEDWNAPASLCEFLDAGPAPVVITLGSVPPNSAAVRAVEEALRSGKARAIVQGAQLRPVADRLDSPHVIHVGDVPHGWLLPRAAAVVHQAGAGIAAAALRAAIPSVPLPMHTDQPFWARRLVALGAATDPIPIGKVDGSLLEAAIAQARSSRPLRGGARAVQQAMQGEDGTRSLRDWLRRVAV